The Pigmentiphaga aceris DNA segment AGATCATACTGGTGCAATCGAGACGTCCCACCAGCAGGGCCATCGGTCAGCACACCGGCACCGGGTGGTAAAGTCCGCCCCCGAAGGCACATGACCCTGCGATGCGCCCCGCAGACAGCCTGCGTCGCCCAGTTTCCCCATCCCCTCGCGTCTTTCCTCGATGAATCAGAAAATCGCCATTCTCGGTGCCGGCATGGTCGGCGTGTCGTGCGCGCTTGAGCTGCAACGACGCGGCTTTGACGTCACGCTTTTCGACCGCACGGCACCGGGACGCGAGACGTCCTACGGCAATGCCGGCGTGATCGCCCGCAGCTCGCTGGTCCCGTTCAACAATCCCACGCTGTGGAAGTCGCTGCCGACCTTGCTGAAGAACAATTCGGCAAGTTTTCGCTACGACCCGCTGTTCATGGCGAAGAATCTGCCTTGGGCACTGCGTTTTCTGTCCAAGACGCGCCAGCGCACCTTCGAGGAAACCACGACGGCACTTGATTCCCTGATCCGACTGTCGGCGGGCGAGCATCGACGATTGATGATCGAAGCCGGCACGGCGCATCGGTGCCGGGACAGTGGCTGGATCTTTCTGTATCGCAGCGAACAGGCGTTCGCGGGCAGCCAGTTGTCGCGCAATACCTTTGAGAAATTCGGCATTGCCACGCAGGTACTGGATGCAGGCGGTATTGCGGAGCTGGAGCCGGGGCTGAACCCGATCTTTCCGCGTGGACTGTGGATCAAGGATGCGTCGTCCGTCGACAGCCCCGGCAAGGTGGTTGAAGCCTATGCCAAGCTGTTTGTCAGCCGTGGGGGAGCAATTCGCCAGGCCAAGATCACCGGCATCACCAAGCTGGCCAGCGGTTCATGGCACCTGACGCAGTCAGACGGTGCAACGCACGAGACCGCACATGCCGTGCTTGCCCTCGGTCCGTGGACCCGTGAGTTCGCGGCGCAAACCCTGGGACTGTCGGTGCCAATGGCCTTCGAGCGCGGTTATCACATGCACTACGACGCCATCGGTGACGCGGCACTCACGCGCCCGGTCTACGACACGGGCGGTGCCTACGTGATGTCGCCGATGGAACAAGGCCTGCGCTTGTCTACCGGGGTGCAACTGACCGCCCGCGACGCACCGCCAAACTTGGTGCAACTGGACCTTGCCGAACGCGCGGCCCGGCAGGCTTTCCCGCTGGCAGACAGACGGCAGGCCGAGCCCTGGCTGGGCAGCCGACCCACGCTGCCCGACAGCCGACCGATCATCGACGCATGCCCTGGCCATCCCGGTCTATGGCTGGCCTTTGGCCATCAACATATCGGCTTCAGCACCGGGCCGGGAACGGCATCTCTGCTGGGAGCCATGATCGCCGGGGAAAAGTGCCAGGTCGATCCAACCCCGTTCAGAGCGGGCCGGTTTCTGTAGAAGACCACGTGCATGCCGGGTGACGAACACCGGTTTACTTATGGAAGGTCTTGCCCAAGGCCTCCAGGCGGCCAGTGATCGACGGCAGTCGCTGACTGCTGGTAGCCAACGCCCCTACATCGTCCGCAGTGCCCTGCGCAATTTCCTGAACCGATTGCAGACGGCCGACGATATCCAGACTGGCGGCAGATTGTTCCCGGGTGGTGGATACGATGCGCCCATTGAGCTGATCGATATGCGCAATATCGGCCCCCACCGCCTGGAACATCGCTGAGGCCTGCCGGCTGTCTTCGACACAGCGCTCGACCCCCGCCCGACTTGCATGCATGGCCTCGGCGGCCTTTCGGCTGCCCAGTTGCAAGGCCGCGATCAGCGATTCGATCTCTTTAGTGGACGCGGCCGTCCGTTCCGCCAGGGTGCGCACTTCGTCAGCCACCACCGCAAACCCCCTGCCCTGCTCACCCGCCCGGGCGGCTTCGATGGCCGCGTTGAGCGCCAGCAGATTGGTCTGGTCTGCCACGCTGCCAATGACCTCCAGCACCTTGCCGATCCGCTCTGCCTGCGCTGCCAGGTCTTGCACGGTCTGGTCGGTGCCGGCCAAGTGCGTGGCCAGCTGCGTAATCTCGTGCTGTGCACGGTTCACGCTTTCCTGTCCACGCGCAATCTGCGCGCTGGCTTGATCGGCACGTTGCACGGCATTTTCGACGTGTTCAGCGATGTCCCCCATCGCCTCGCCCATGCGTTGCATCGATCCGGTCATCTGGGTGATTTCCGACAATTGGTGCGTGGCCCCCTTTTCCAGCGTGTTGCTGGTGCGGGCCAGCTCGCGTCCCAGATCGCCCAAGCCCTGCGTGTCGCGCACGACGCCATCGACCAAGGTGGTGATCTGCTGCACAAAGCGCTCGAAACGGGTGGAAAGCGATACCCGCACGCTGGCGGCATCACCGGCATCACTGCTGAACTGGGCCGTGGTGACCAGCATCTTGTCCAGCATCTCCTGGCTTTCGACCGCCTCGGCCTGGCTGCGAACCGCCAGGTAAAGCAAGATGCCGGTCTCCACCACCACGTACAGAGCGTGGATGAAGATCATGTTCCAGCCGCCCTGGTGTTCCATCACGAACACCGGGAACCCGTGGTGTTGCAGGATATGGAAACCCACGTGATGCACGGCGATGGTGGCCGCCCCCACCAGGATCGGCAGCCAATCCCGATAAAACGTCAGCGCGGCCAACAGCACAAAGATGCCGAAGTGGACTTCGATCACCCCCTTGGCCTGATTGATATGCAAGGCCGCCATGACCATGAAGCCGACTGCGATGCAGCATCGCAGCAGGCGGGTGCCCCCCGCCACACGGTAGAGCACGGTCAGCAGCGCGGGGACACCGCCACCTATCACCAGAGCCTGGATAAACGTGTCGTGCCAGAACGCCAGTCCAAGTGCGTAGATGAACGCCAGCCAGGCCAAGCCGATCATGATGCGATCGGCCTTGCGGTAATGCTCAAGAAAACCAGGGGAATGGGCCATACGCACTTATTCCAAGGATTGAGTCAGACGACAGAGGGCGGCGAACCCGGGTTCACCCCGCATGACATTGCATCAATTCCCCGACGCGTCTCAAACATGGATTAGCGAGACTTTTCATCGAGCTGTAAGGATATTGGGCGCATCGCGCCAGCTTGATTGCGCAGGCGCACAGCGACGCACCCTGCGCAGATCAGACGCAGCGGTGCCTGCGATCGGAAATACGTGATTGACCGGCTGAACGTGCGGATCAGTGGGGGCTGCGCATCACCGGTTGTGGGTGGCCCTTCCCCAGCACTTCCAGGCGGATGGTGAGCATCTTGTCCAGCATCTCCTGGCTGACAACGGCCTCGGTACGGCTGCGCACGGCCAGATAAAGCAGGATGGCGGATTCCAGCACCACGTAAAAAGCGTGGATCAGAATCATGTGCCACCCGGCGTGATGCTGCTCCATCACAAAAACCGGCAGGCCCTTGTGCTGCAACACATGGAAAATCGCGTGATGCGCGATGATGACCACCGCACCCACCAGAATGGGCAGCCAGTCGCGATAGAAAGTCAGCGCCGCCAGCAGTACAAAAATGCCGAAGTGAAACTCGATGACGCCTTTTGTCTGGTTGATATGCAATGCCGCCAGCACCATGAAGGCGACCGCGATGCAGCAACGCAGCAGGCGGGTTCCGCTGGCCACGCGATACAACAATGTCAGCAGCACAGAGGCACCGCCCCCCACCACCACCGCCTGGATGAAGGTGTCATACCAGAGCGCCAAGCCCAAGGCGTAGAAAAACATCAGCCAGACCAGGCTGATCATGATGCGATCAGCTTTGCGGTAATACTCAATGAACATCGGTGCAGCGGCCATTCACGCTTACTCCAGCAATTAAGTCGACACAACGCGCAATGACGCCTGGGCGGCAATTGGCCTTGAGCAAGAGCAGTACACGCATAAGCGGCATGGAACGGCATGGGCATGCCAGGCGCAGGGACTGTCATTCATTCTGCCCCACATCACATGGATTTTGCATAGAAACCATGGGGGTAATTCTGACGATTTCTGTCAAATCAGTTTCGGGTAAAGGCTGCATCCTGGACAGCATCTGCCCGGACAGAAATTGCTTCGATCATCACCACCAGACGGGTGGCTTGGTTCCCGGCAGACGTGTATGCCGGTAAAGTCGCAGCATGCACGCGCCCCACGCCTCTCCCCCGCTTGAATCGTCCCGACCGCCGCCACCGGCAAGCGCTTCGTACTGGCGCACCTTATGGCGGCATCTGTTCGGCACACCCATGAATGCGGTGCTGACGATTCTGGTGGGATGGCTGCTGGTCATGGCCGTACCCGCCATCGTCGAATGGGCGTTCCTGAGCGCAAGCTTCACCGCGCCCGACGCAGCGGCCTGCCGGGCTGCAGGCGGTGCGTGCTGGGCATTCATTGCCGAGAAACATCGGCTGATCCTGTTTGGCCTGTACCCCTATGACGAACAATGGCGACCGCTGATTGCCGCAGCCATTCTGATCGCGCTGGTGGTGGCAACGTGCCGGCCGCAGTGGTGGCAGCCGAAGTTGGCCTGGGCCTGGATCGCGGGCATGGTGGTGTCAGCCGTGCTGATGTGGGGCGGTGTCCTGGGCCTGAGTTTTGTCGAGAACAGCCGCTGGGGCGGCCTGCCGCTGACCTTGATGCTGGCCACTTTCGGCGTGGGCCTGGCGTTTCCGCTGGGCGTGTTGCTGGCACTGGGCCGACGCTCGCGCCTGCCGGCGATCAAGGCCATGTCGGTTGCCTATATAGAGTTGATTCGCGGCGTGCCGCTGATCAGCCTGCTGTTCATGTCATCGGTCATGCTGCCGTTGTTCCTGCCCACCGGCATGAATATCGACAAGCTGCTGCGTGCGCAGCTGGCCATCGTGCTGTTTGCGGCGGCCTACATCGCGGAAGTGGTGCGCGGCGGTTTGCAGGCGATCCCCAAAGGACAGTTCGAAGGGGCCGCCTCGATCGGCTTGAGCTACTGGCAGGAAATGCGGCTGGTGGTGCTGCCGCAGGCACTGCGCATCGTGATTCCGCCGCTGGTAAGCCTGTTCATCTCCGTATTCAAGGACACCTCGCTGGTGGTGGTGATCGGCATCTTCGACCTGACACAATCGACCAAGGCAGCGCTGGCCGATGCCGCCTGGCGCGGTTTCGCGGTTGAAGCCTACGTGTTCGTGTCTTTGATTTATTTTGTATTTTGTTATGCGATTTCGCGATATAGCCGGGGGCTGGAAGCCCGGCTTGCCAGCGAGCGGGCGCGATGATCGCGGGTGTCGGTGACTGGGTCGTGCCGGGGTGCGCAGCACGCCTTTCGCGGGCAGCGCAGTCGTGCGGCGGCAAGTGTGGGGACATTTCTTGGAAACTTCGATGAGCAACAGTTCTTCCGCCTCGCTTGCGGTCACCGGCCAGCCCATCGTCGAGATGGAAAAAGTCAGCAAGTGGTATGGCGACTTCCAGGTGCTGCGTGACATCGACCTGCAGGTCGCACGCGGCGAACGCATCGTCATCTGTGGGCCGTCAGGCTCGGGAAAATCCACGCTGATCCGCTGCCTGAACCGGCTGGAAACCCATCAACAGGGCCGCATTGCCATCGACGGCATGGAACTGACCGACGACCTGCGCCAGGTGGATCGGGTACGGCGCGACGTGGGCATGGTGTTCCAGCACTTCAACCTGTTCCCGCACCTGACCGTGCTGGAGAACCTGACGCTGGGGCCGATCTGGGTCTTGAAGCAGCCGCGTGCCGAAGCGGAAGCTACGGCAATGAAATACCTGACGCGGGTGCGCATTCCAGAACAGGCACACAAATTCCCGGGGCAGTTGTCAGGCGGGCAGCAGCAACGCGTGGCAATTGCCCGGTCGCTGTGCATGGCCCCCAAGGTCATGTTGTTCGACGAACCGACTTCCGCGCTGGACCCGGAAATGGTCAAGGAAGTGCTGGATGTGATGGTGGGCCTGGCCGAAGAAGGCGGCATGACCATGCTGTGCGTGACACACGAGATGGCGTTTGCGCGTCAGGTGGCAGACCGGGTGATTTTCATGGACGCCGGGCAGATCGTGGAGCAGAACGACCCGGAAAGCTTCTTTGCATCGCCGCAGCATCCACGCACGCAGCAATTTCTGGCGCAGATTCTGCATTGAGGGTTTAGCGGGTTCTCGCTGGTTTCATGGGTGCAGGCTATGGCTGGATGCTGTGATTGGCTTGTTGGGACACGGTGCGTGTGAAGTCAGGGTTTGTAGAGAAATCGCCTGCGGGCTATCGCACTAAAAATCACGAAAAATCGTGCGGAATCGCGAAAAAGCTTATGCAAACAAAAGGCCAGCGTTCTTTCGAACACTGGCCTTTTGTTTTCTTCATGCCTGTTGAAGGCATCCTTGTTGACGGTTTCCCTATCGACTGACTAGAACAGCAGTCAGGCCGTCAGCAGACGTCAACTCGTCATGCCCAGCAGCGCGCCGGCGAATTCGTCGGCCACGAAGGGTTGCAGGTCATCGATGCCCTCGCCCACACCGATCCAGTAGACCGGGACAGGACGCACGCCGTTGCGACCTGCCGCCACCGCAGCCAGGATGCCGCCCTTTGCCGTGCCATCGAGCTTGGTCACGATCAGCCCGGTCAAGCCGATGGCATCGTCGAAGGCCTTGATCTGCTGCAGCGCGTTCTGGCCCGTGTTGCCGTCGATCACCAACAGCACTTCGTGCGGCGCGGTGTTGTCGGCCTTGGCGATCACGCGACGGATCTTCTTCAGTTCTTCCATCAGATGCGTCTGGGTCGGCAGGCGGCCGGCCGTATCCACCATCACCACACCCATGTTGCGAGCGCGGCCGGATTGCACGGCGTCGAACGCCACCGCAGCGGGATCACCGCCGTCCTGGGCGATGACAGTCACGTTGTTGCGACGGCCCCATTCGACCAGTTGCTCACGCGCGGCGGCGCGGAAGGTGTCGCCTGCGGCCAGCAGCACGGGTTTGCCGTTCTGCTGGAAGTGGCGCGCCAGCTTGCCGATGGACGTGGTTTTGCCTGCACCGTTCACACCCGTGATCATGGTGACCACCGGCGTGCTGCGGCTCAGATCGAAGGTGCGCTCAAGCGGTTTCAAATGGGCAGCGATCAGTTCACGCAATACCACCTTCACCCGTTCGCCGTCTTCGATGCGCTCTTTCTTCACCCGGGCGCGCAGCGCGGTCAGCAGCGAGGTCGCGGCTTCGACACCGGCATCAGACATGATCAGCGCGGTTTCCAGTTCGTCGAAGAGGTTTTCATCGACTTTGACGCCGATGAAGAGCGTCGTGATGCTCTGGCCGGTCTTCGACAAGCCATTGCGCAGACGGGTCATCCACGAGGCTTTGGGCGACTCGGCTGCCGCAGGCTCGCTTGCCGTTGCCGGTTCCGCGCTGGGTGTGGGTGCCGGGGCGGGTACGGGTGCCGGTGCAGCGGAAGGTACGAAGCGGGAAAGCCAGGATGACTTTGCGGGCTCGGGAGCTGGGGCCGGTGCGGGTGCGAGCACCGGCGTAGGCGCAGCCACAGGCGCGGGCGCGGCCGGCGGCGCAGCGAAGACTGCCGGGGCCGACACGGGCGGAATCGCTGGCGACACCGGTGCCACGGCAGGAGCCGTATCGACAACCGGAGCCGGTGCAGGCGGTGCGTAGGCAGCCGGGGCGACGGGAGCGGCAGGTGCGGCGACCGGAGCAATGATCGCTGACGGAGCCGGTGAGATCGGTGCCTGCACAGGGGTAGCCGTCGCAGCCGAAGACGCCGGGAACGTTGTCTGAGCTGCCGATGGAGCTGCTGACGAAGCCGCTGGCGTCGGCGTTGCAAACGGCGGCGTCGCGATCACAGGTGACTGGGCTTGCGGCGTAGCACCCGCTGGTGCGTTCGGACTCACCACCACTGCGGGCGCGGGCGTCGCCACCGGAGAAGGTGCAGCAACTCCACCCGACAAGGCTTGCAAAGACGCAAGCGGGGGATTGGTCACCGACGGCGTAGCGACAGAAGGCGTGACCACCGGCGACGTGATGACTGCGGGGTTCACGGCAGCAGAATTGCCCGCAGTAGAGCTGCCCGCAGCAGGAGAAGCAACCTGCGCCGGCTCGGTCTGGGGAGGCGCAAACGGCGGCACCGCGATTGCAGGCGCACTCACCGAAGGCGCAGCAGCGGCAGGAACAGCCGGCACAGAGACTGGCGTCTTTACAGACGCGGCTTGTACCGGTGCTGTTGATGTCGGTGTCGGTGTCGGTGTCGGTGTCGGTGCAAGTGTTGCAGGTGTCGCTGGCGCAGGTGCTGCTACTGGGGCGGCTGGTGCCGACACGGCTCCACTTCCAGGCGTCGCGACAAACCCGGTCGGCTGCGTAGCCTCACTTGTCGACGCAGGACGCCCACCAAAACGTGACGGCAGCGAAATCGGCGGGTGCGGGACGCCAGAGGACAATGTTCCGGGTGGCGTGGATGCAACGGTCGAGCCGCTGCCGGGTGCAATGCTCGGGGACGCGACAAACGGTGTCGACGCGGGCGCGGCTGACGGCGGCGTCGACACTCCTGGCGAAGCAGCGGGTGCGGCGGCAGGCACCACGGCAGGCGCGGCCGCTGGCGTCACGGGCGCAGCCGGACTGGGCGCAGGTGCCGTCGGCGGCACGTAAACGGGGACGGGGGCCGGTGCGGATGCGGGAGCCGGAGCCGGTGGCGGCGCAGGAATAGGCGCAGAAACAGGCGCTGGTGCGGGCGCAGCGACGGGAGCGGGGGCGGGCGTCGGCTCGGGCGCGCGCTTCTTTTTGAAGAAACTGAACATGAAAGCCTGCTGAGGACTCGTGCGGGGGACGCGCGACGTAGAATCCCGGATTCTACCGGTGAGTGATAAATGCCCCGAGCCCCACGTAAGCAAGCCCCCCGTATTGGCCCTCAAAGCGTCCGCATCATTGGCGGCCAATTCCGCCGCACGCCCATTACGGTGGTCGATGCCCCGGGGCTGCGCCCGACACCCGATCGCGTGCGCGAAACGGTCTTCAACTGGCTGTCACACCTGTGGGACACGAATTTCGACGACAAATCGGTGCTCGACCCCTTCGCCGGCAGCGGTGCCATGGGCTTCGAAGCAGCGTCGCGCGGTGCGTCACGCATCGTGATGGTCGAAACCGAGCGCCGCGCCATCTTTGCGATGACTACGCTG contains these protein-coding regions:
- a CDS encoding amino acid ABC transporter ATP-binding protein; translation: MEKVSKWYGDFQVLRDIDLQVARGERIVICGPSGSGKSTLIRCLNRLETHQQGRIAIDGMELTDDLRQVDRVRRDVGMVFQHFNLFPHLTVLENLTLGPIWVLKQPRAEAEATAMKYLTRVRIPEQAHKFPGQLSGGQQQRVAIARSLCMAPKVMLFDEPTSALDPEMVKEVLDVMVGLAEEGGMTMLCVTHEMAFARQVADRVIFMDAGQIVEQNDPESFFASPQHPRTQQFLAQILH
- a CDS encoding methyl-accepting chemotaxis protein; its protein translation is MAHSPGFLEHYRKADRIMIGLAWLAFIYALGLAFWHDTFIQALVIGGGVPALLTVLYRVAGGTRLLRCCIAVGFMVMAALHINQAKGVIEVHFGIFVLLAALTFYRDWLPILVGAATIAVHHVGFHILQHHGFPVFVMEHQGGWNMIFIHALYVVVETGILLYLAVRSQAEAVESQEMLDKMLVTTAQFSSDAGDAASVRVSLSTRFERFVQQITTLVDGVVRDTQGLGDLGRELARTSNTLEKGATHQLSEITQMTGSMQRMGEAMGDIAEHVENAVQRADQASAQIARGQESVNRAQHEITQLATHLAGTDQTVQDLAAQAERIGKVLEVIGSVADQTNLLALNAAIEAARAGEQGRGFAVVADEVRTLAERTAASTKEIESLIAALQLGSRKAAEAMHASRAGVERCVEDSRQASAMFQAVGADIAHIDQLNGRIVSTTREQSAASLDIVGRLQSVQEIAQGTADDVGALATSSQRLPSITGRLEALGKTFHK
- a CDS encoding amino acid ABC transporter permease; its protein translation is MHAPHASPPLESSRPPPPASASYWRTLWRHLFGTPMNAVLTILVGWLLVMAVPAIVEWAFLSASFTAPDAAACRAAGGACWAFIAEKHRLILFGLYPYDEQWRPLIAAAILIALVVATCRPQWWQPKLAWAWIAGMVVSAVLMWGGVLGLSFVENSRWGGLPLTLMLATFGVGLAFPLGVLLALGRRSRLPAIKAMSVAYIELIRGVPLISLLFMSSVMLPLFLPTGMNIDKLLRAQLAIVLFAAAYIAEVVRGGLQAIPKGQFEGAASIGLSYWQEMRLVVLPQALRIVIPPLVSLFISVFKDTSLVVVIGIFDLTQSTKAALADAAWRGFAVEAYVFVSLIYFVFCYAISRYSRGLEARLASERAR
- the rsmD gene encoding 16S rRNA (guanine(966)-N(2))-methyltransferase RsmD, whose product is MPRAPRKQAPRIGPQSVRIIGGQFRRTPITVVDAPGLRPTPDRVRETVFNWLSHLWDTNFDDKSVLDPFAGSGAMGFEAASRGASRIVMVETERRAIFAMTTLRDKLDATNIELIHGDGLAAMRRLTGAKFDVIFLDPPFGEGKLDKVWPLLPGVLAQDGLVYVESEAAVNVPEGFALVRQDTAGAVHFALLERIPAAT
- the ftsY gene encoding signal recognition particle-docking protein FtsY: MAPVSPAIPPVSAPAVFAAPPAAPAPVAAPTPVLAPAPAPAPEPAKSSWLSRFVPSAAPAPVPAPAPTPSAEPATASEPAAAESPKASWMTRLRNGLSKTGQSITTLFIGVKVDENLFDELETALIMSDAGVEAATSLLTALRARVKKERIEDGERVKVVLRELIAAHLKPLERTFDLSRSTPVVTMITGVNGAGKTTSIGKLARHFQQNGKPVLLAAGDTFRAAAREQLVEWGRRNNVTVIAQDGGDPAAVAFDAVQSGRARNMGVVMVDTAGRLPTQTHLMEELKKIRRVIAKADNTAPHEVLLVIDGNTGQNALQQIKAFDDAIGLTGLIVTKLDGTAKGGILAAVAAGRNGVRPVPVYWIGVGEGIDDLQPFVADEFAGALLGMTS
- a CDS encoding NAD(P)/FAD-dependent oxidoreductase, coding for MNQKIAILGAGMVGVSCALELQRRGFDVTLFDRTAPGRETSYGNAGVIARSSLVPFNNPTLWKSLPTLLKNNSASFRYDPLFMAKNLPWALRFLSKTRQRTFEETTTALDSLIRLSAGEHRRLMIEAGTAHRCRDSGWIFLYRSEQAFAGSQLSRNTFEKFGIATQVLDAGGIAELEPGLNPIFPRGLWIKDASSVDSPGKVVEAYAKLFVSRGGAIRQAKITGITKLASGSWHLTQSDGATHETAHAVLALGPWTREFAAQTLGLSVPMAFERGYHMHYDAIGDAALTRPVYDTGGAYVMSPMEQGLRLSTGVQLTARDAPPNLVQLDLAERAARQAFPLADRRQAEPWLGSRPTLPDSRPIIDACPGHPGLWLAFGHQHIGFSTGPGTASLLGAMIAGEKCQVDPTPFRAGRFL